The following is a genomic window from Paenibacillus sp. FSL R5-0766.
AACGAGTAACCAACTTGCTATTGTACAATGGATCAGGCAACACGTCTCTTTTCGTAACTGGACCTTTGCGTGGCATGGATATCCCCCTTTCTTTCTTGTTCAGCAGACCCTGTACCTTCCAGACCTAAGCCAGAAGGCTTTCAGGTTCTCTGTTTATAATAGTTTAGGCTTTTTTAGCTTTTGGACGTTTAGCACCGTATTTCGAACGAGCTTGCATACGGTTGTTTACGCCTGCAGTATCGAGAGCTCCACGAACGATGTGATAACGAACTCCTGCAAGGTCTTTAACTTTACCTCCGCGGATCAATACCACACTGTGCTCTTGAAGGTTATGTCCGATTCCCGGGATATAAGCAGTAACCTCGAGACGGTTCGTCAAACGAACACGGGCATACTTACGAAGTGCAGAGTTTGGTTTACGTGGAGTCATTGTACCTACACGAGTGCAGACACCACGTTTTTGTGGGGCACTGATGTTAGTAGATTCACGTTTCAAAGCGTTGAATCCTTTTTGCAAAGCTGGAGATTTTGACTTCTCAACTTTTGCTTGACGTCCTTTACGAACCAGTTGATTAATAGTTGGCATGTGATTGCCACCCCCTTCCTCAAATATTCATGTTTCTTTATAAACCTCTTTTCGCTAAGTCCACAGACCCAGGCGGTTCATAAAAAGACAAATGAAAAGTTTTTGCCTTAGAGAATCCCTAAAAGTTCTCGGACAAAAACGTTCCTTACACTATCATTTTACGACAGCAGCCATAGCTGCTCCCACTCCAATCCCGCAAGCTTTGCCGAGATTTTTCATTGTATCCACTTTCGTGTACTTCACATTGTGTTGTTCACACAAAGCAATGATTTTGGAAGTGAGCTGCGGATCACTATCTTCTGCGACATAGACTTCAGAAGCCATACCTGTCTGCACCATCCGCATGGTCTGTTTGGTACCTATTTTG
Proteins encoded in this region:
- a CDS encoding ribosomal L7Ae/L30e/S12e/Gadd45 family protein, yielding MSNEKALQDAHVKIGTKQTMRMVQTGMASEVYVAEDSDPQLTSKIIALCEQHNVKYTKVDTMKNLGKACGIGVGAAMAAVVK
- the rpsL gene encoding 30S ribosomal protein S12, yielding MPTINQLVRKGRQAKVEKSKSPALQKGFNALKRESTNISAPQKRGVCTRVGTMTPRKPNSALRKYARVRLTNRLEVTAYIPGIGHNLQEHSVVLIRGGKVKDLAGVRYHIVRGALDTAGVNNRMQARSKYGAKRPKAKKA